ATCTGAGCGTACACGCGCATTCTTATCGCAGGTGATTCATTAATCGTCTTTGTTGCTCAGTGGTGTACTGCTACTGGGCAAATTTTCAGAGGAACAAATGCAAAAAGGCCATCCTTTCGGATGGCCTTTTCACTTAATTGATGTCTGGCAGTTCCCTACTCTCACATGGGGAGACCCCACACTACCATCGGCGCTACGGCGTTTCACTTCTGAGTTCGGCATGGGGTCAGGTGGGACCACCGCGCTAAAGCCGCCAGACAAATTCTTTTACTATTGCCGAACTTCAACCACGTATTAAGTGGTGCTGATACCCAGAGTCGAACTGGGGACCTCACCCTTACCAAGGGTGCGCTCTACCAACTGAGCCATATCAGCACGCTAAATTTGATGCCTGGCAGTTCCCTACTCTCACATGGGGAGACCCCACACTACCATCGGCGCTACGGCGTTTCACTTCTGAGTTCGGCATGGGGTCAGGTGGGACCACCGCGCTAAAGCCGCCAGGCAAATTCTGTTATCAACCCGCATCTCTGCAGGTCAATTAATCTGTTATCAAGCTGAAACTGATGTCTCTCTTCCGCCAAAACATCTTCGGCGTTGTAAGGTTAAGCCTCACGGTTCATTAGTACTGGTTAGCTCAATGCATCGCTGCACTTACACACCCAGCCTATCAACGTCGTAGTCTTCAACGTTCCTTCAGGACTCTCAAGGAGTCAGGGAGAACTCATCTCGGGGCAAGTTTCGTGCTTAGATGCTTTCAGCACTTATCTTTTCCGCATTTAGCTACCGGGCAATGCCATTGGCATGACAACCCGAACACCAGTGATGCGTCCACTCCGGTCCTCTCGTACTAGGAGCAGCCCCCCTCAATTCTCCAGCGCCCACGGCAGATAGGGACCGAACTGTCTCACGACGTTCTAAACCCAGCTCGCGTACCACTTTAAACGGCGAACAGCCGTACCCTTGGGACCTACTTCAGCCCCAGGATGTGATGAGCCGACATCGAGGTGCCAAACACCGCCGTCGATATGAACTCTTGGGCGGTATCAGCCTGTTATCCCCGGAGTACCTTTTATCCGTTGAGCGATGGCCCTTCCATTCAGAACCACCGGATCACTATGACCTGCTTTCGCACCTGCTCGAGCCGTCACTCTCGCAGTCAAGCTAGCTTATGCCATTGCACTAACCTCCTGATGTCCGACCAGGATTAGCTAACCTTCGTGCTCCTCCGTTACTCTTTAGGAGGAGACCGCCCCAGTCAAACTACCCACCAGACACTGTCCGCAACCCGGATTACGGGTCTACGTTAGAACACCAGCCATTAAAGGGTGGTATTTCAAGGTTGGCTCCACGCAGACTGGCGTCCACGCTTCAAAGCCTCCCACCTATCCTACACATCAAGGACCAGTGTTCAGTGTCAAGCTATAGTAAAGGTTCACGGGGTCTTTCCGTCTTGCCGCGGGTACACTGCATCTTCACAGCGAGTTCAATTTCACTGAGTCTCGGGTGGAGACAGCCTGGCCATCATTACGCCATTCGTGCAGGTCGGAACTTACCCGACAAGGAATTTCGCTACCTTAGGACCGTTATAGTTACGGCCGCCGTTTACCGGGGCTTCGATCAAGAGCTTCGCGTTACCGCTAACCCCATCAATTAACCTTCCGGCACCGGGCAGGCGTCACACCGTATACGTCCACTTTCGTGTTTGCACAGTGCTGTGTTTTTAATAAACAGTTGCAGCCAGCTGGTATCTTCGACTGGTTTCAGCTCCGTCCGCAGGGACTTCACCTACACACCAGCGTGCCTTCTCCCGAAGTTACGGCACCATTTTGCCTAGTTCCTTCACCCGAGTTCTCTCAAGCGCCTTGGTATTCTCTACCTGACCACCTGTGTCGGTTTGGGGTACGATTTGATGTTACCTGATGCTTAGAGGCTTTTCCTGGAAGCAGGGCATTTGTTACTTCAGCACCGTAGTGCCTCGTCATCACACCTCAGCGTTAACAAGCGTCCGGATTTACCTAAACGCTCCGCCTACATGCTTAAACCGGGACAACCGTCGCCCGGCTAACATAGCCTTCTCCGTCCCCCCTTCGCAGTAACACCGAGTACAGGAATATTAACCTGTTTCCCATCGACTACGCCTTTCGGCCTCGCCTTAGGGGTCGACTCACCCTGCCCCGATTAACGTTGGACAGGAACCCTTGGTCTTCCGGCGAGCGGGTTTTTCACCCGCTTTATCGTTACTTATGTCAGCATTCGCACTTCTGATACCTCCAGCACCCCTCACAGGACACCTTCAACGGCTTACAGAACGCTCCCCTACCCAACAACGCATAAGCGTCGCTGCCGCAGCTTCGGTGCATGGTTTAGCCCCGTTACATCTTCCGCGCAGGCCGACTCGACCAGTGAGCTATTACGCTTTCTTTAAATGATGGCTGCTTCTAAGCCAACATCCTGGCTGTCTGTGCCTTCCCACATCGTTTCCCACTTAACCATGACTTTGGGACCTTAGCTGGCGGTCTGGGTTGTTTCCCTCTTCACGACGGACGTTAGCACCCGCCGTGTGTCTCCCGTGATAACATTCTTCGGTATTCGTAGTTTGCATCGGGTTGGTAAGCCGGGATGGCCCCCTAGCCGAAACAGTGCTCTACCCCCGAAGATGAATTCACGAGGCGCTACCTAAATAGCTTTCGGGGAGAACCAGCTATCTCCCGGTTTGATTGGCCTTTCACCCCCAGCCACAAGTCATCCGCTAATTTTTCAACATTAGTCGGTTCGGTCCTCCAGTTAGTGTTACCCAACCTTCAACCTGCCCATGGCTAGATCACCGGGTTTCGGGTCTATACCCTGCAACTTAACGCCCAGTTAAGACTCGGTTTCCCTTCGGCTCCCCTATACGGTTAACCTTGCTACAGAATATAAGTCGCTGACCCATTATACAAAAGGTACGCAGTCACCTAACAAGTAGGCTCCCACTGCTTGTACGTACACGGTTTCAGGTTCTTTTTCACTCCCCTCGCCGGGGTTCTTTTCGCCTTTCCCTCACGGTACTGGTTCACTATCGGTCAGTCAGGAGTATTTAGCCTTGGAGGATGGTCCCCCCATATTCAGACAGGATACCACGTGTCCCGCCCTACTCTTCGAGTTCACAACGTGTGCATTTTTGTGTACGGGACTATCACCCTGTACCGTCGGACTTTCCAGACCGTTCCACTAACACACGCGCTGATTCAGACTCTGGGCTCCTCCCCGTTCGCTCGCCGCTACTGGGGGAATCTCGGTTGATTTCTTTTCCTCGGGGTACTTAGATGTTTCAGTTCCCCCGGTTCGCCTCATGCCACTATGTATTCATGACATGATAGTGTGTCGAAACACACTGGGTTTCCCCATTCGGGTATCGCCGGGTCAAAGGTTCATATCACCTCGCCGACGCTTATCGCAGATTAGCACGCCCTTCATCGCCTCTGACTGCCAGGGCATCCACCGTGTACGCTTAGTCGCTTAACCTCACAACCCGAAGATGTTTCGTAAAACACCATCGTGTTGCGAAAATTTGAGAGACTCGAACACACCGTCATTCTGTTCTTATTACGGAGAACAGACGCAGCGTGTCGTTTCAATTTTCAGCTTGATCCAGATTTTTAAAGAGCAAATATCTCAAACATGACTCAGGAGTCAGTTTTGAGATATTGAGGCAGGTGACTTTCACTCACAAACCAGCAAGTGGCGTCCCCTAGGGGATTCGAACCCCTGTTACCGCCGTGAAAGGGCGGTGTCCTGGGCCTCTAGACGAAGGGGACGTGTAAGTCTCAATCGCAAGACGCCTTGCTATTTACTTTTCATCAGACAATCTGTGTGGACACTACAAAGGCAGGTTCTTCAGGTAAGGAGGTGATCCAACCGCAGGTTCCCCTACGGTTACCTTGTTACGACTTCACCCCAGTCATGAATCACAAAGTGGTAAGCGCCCTCCCGAAGGTTAAGCTACCTACTTCTTTTGCAACCCACTCCCATGGTGTGACGGGCGGTGTGTACAAGGCCCGGGAACGTATTCACCGTAGCATTCTGATCTACGATTACTAGCGATTCCGACTTCATGGAGTCGAGTTGCAGACTCCAATCCGGACTACGACGTACTTTATGAGGTCCGCTTGCTCTCGCGAGGTCGCTTCTCTTTGTATACGCCATTGTAGCACGTGTGTAGCCCTACTCGTAAGGGCCATGATGACTTGACGTCATCCCCACCTTCCTCCAGTTTATCACTGGCAGTCTCCTTTGAGTTCCCGGCCGAACCGCTGGCAACAAAGGATAAGGGTTGCGCTCGTTGCGGGACTTAACCCAACATTTCACAACACGAGCTGACGACAGCCATGCAGCACCTGTCTCACGGTTCCCGAAGGCACTAAAGCATCTCTGCTAAATTCCGTGGATGTCAAGAGTAGGTAAGGTTCTTCGCGTTGCATCGAATTAAACCACATGCTCCACCGCTTGTGCGGGCCCCCGTCAATTCATTTGAGTTTTAACCTTGCGGCCGTACTCCCCAGGCGGTCGACTTAACGCGTTAGCTCCGGAAGCCACTCCTCAAGGGAACAACCTCCAAGTCGACATCGTTTACGGCGTGGACTACCAGGGTATCTAATCCTGTTTGCTCCCCACGCTTTCGCACCTGAGCGTCAGTCTTTGTCCAGGGGGCCGCCTTCGCCACCGGTATTCCTCCAGATCTCTACGCATTTCACCGCTACACCTGGAATTCTACCCCCCTCTACAAGACTCTAGCCTGCCAGTTTCGAATGCAGTTCCCAGGTTGAGCCCGGGGATTTCACATCCGACTTGACAGACCGCCTGCGTGCGCTTTACGCCCAGTAATTCCGATTAACGCTTGCACCCTCCGTATTACCGCGGCTGCTGGCACGGAGTTAGCCGGTGCTTCTTCTGCGAGTAACGTCAATCACTGAGGTTATTAACCTCAATGCCTTCCTCCTCGCTGAAAGTACTTTACAACCCGAAGGCCTTCTTCATACACGCGGCATGGCTGCATCAGGCTTGCGCCCATTGTGCAATATTCCCCACTGCTGCCTCCCGTAGGAGTCTGGACCGTGTCTCAGTTCCAGTGTGGCTGGTCATCCTCTCAGACCAGCTAGGGATCGTCGCCTAGGTGAGCCATTACCCCACCTACTAGCTAATCCCATCTGGGCACATCTGATGGCAAGAGGCCCGAAGGTCCCCCTCTTTGGTCTTGCGACGTTATGCGGTATTAGCTACCGTTTCCAGTAGTTATCCCCCTCCATCAGGCAGTTTCCCAGACATTACTCACCCGTCCGCCGCTCGTCACCCGAGAGCAAGCTCTCTGTGCTACCGCTCGACTTGCATGTGTTAGGCCTGCCGCCAGCGTTCAATCTGAGCCATGATCAAACTCTTCAATTTAAGTTTGATGCTCGTGAATTAAACTTCGTAATGAATTACGTATGTTCACTCAGAGACTTTGGTATTCATTTAGCGTCTTGCGACGTTTAGAATCCATGTCACTTTGAGTGCCCACACAGATTGTCTGATAAATTGTTAAAGAGCAGTGCAACGCGGCTTTCGCTCACCGTTGCGAGGTGGCGTATATTACGCTTTCCTCTTTCAGAGTCAACCCTGAATTTCAGGATTTTTTCTCTTCAACCGACCCGGCTGTTTGTGTGAAGTGATTCACATCTGCCGTGTCGATGGAGGCGCATTATAGGGATCCCAGTTTTTAGCACAAGCGTTTTTTAGATCTTTTTTACCGACTGCTGCTTTTCCATTCTTTTCGATGAGATCCTGCCCGATCTGCTTAAAAAGTGACGTATTTAAGCCCTGCTGGTGCGGCATAATAGGATCATGATCTTTTGAATATGCTTACCAGCCGAGGTTGATATGTCCGCAGTACTCCGTCCTTATAAAGATCTGTTCCCGAAAATGGGGGAGCGGGTGATGCTCGATGACAGTAGCGTTATCATTGGCGATGTCAGAATGGGTGATGATGTCAGCATTTGGCCACTGGTCGCGATCCGAGGCGATGTGAATTATGTGGCTATCGGTGTACGCACCAATATTCAGGATGGAAGCGTTCTGCATGTAACCCATAAATCGAGTTATAACCCAGAAGGTAATCCTCTCATTATTGGTGACGATGTCACCGTCGGTCATAAGGTAATGTTGCACGGCTGCACGATTGGCAACCGCGTCCTGGTGGGCATGGGATCTATTCTGCTGGATGGAGTAATAGTAGAAGACGACGTAATGATCGGCGCCGGGAGCCTGGTCCCACAAAACAAACGCCTGGAAAGTGGCTATCTCTATTTAGGCAGCCCGGTAAAACAGATCCGCCCTTTAAAAGAGGCGGAGATCGAAGGGTTGAAATACTCAGCGAACAACTATGTGAAATGGAAAGATGAGTATCTGGCTCAGGAAAACCACACCCAGCCTTGATCGTCCTCCTGCTCATCACGGATCAAATCGCTGGCTTCTTCTTCCAGATCCCAGCGATGCTCCCTGAACACCTCAAGGGGAAGGGGCCCGCCAAAACGCTCCAGCAGCAGTTCACCTGAAATAGCGCAAGTTAATTGCACGCCGTTAACCAAAACAGGAAAACAGACCGCCTTTTTGCCTTCATCCCACTCTTCCCGGTCTGGAAACTGAATCGCCTGATTCATGCCAGCAATTCCTGTTTCAACTTTTCAATTACCGGCTCTACTTCAGGTAAAACGCCATGCCAGAGAAAGACCGCATGCGCCGCTTGCCCCACCAGCATTCCCAGACCATCCGCCAGATGCTTCGCACCACGATCTTCACACCAGCTCAGGAAAGGCGTTTTTCCCTTTTGATAGAACATGTCATAGGCATATGTGTGCGGATTAACTAAAGAAGAAGGTATCGCAGGCACTTCACCACCGATGCCGCTGGAAGTGGCATTAATAATAAGATCGAACTCATGCCCGCCCAGATCATCCATCGATAAAGCACTCACGCTACCCGTATGGGCAAAGAGCGTGGCCAATTCCTGTGCGCGGGAAAACGTACGATTCGTGATCGTGACGGCACAATCCAGAGAAAGAAGTGGCAACAGCACACCGCGAGAGGCACCACCGGCACCAATCAGTAAAATACGAAAGCCCTTCTTAATAAAGGAGAGCCTTTCAAGATCGCTTAATAAGCCAATGCCATCAGTGTTATCACCCAACAGCCGCCCATCTTCCAGCCGCTTAAGTGTGTTCACCGCCCCAGCAAGGGATGCGCGTTCGGTTAATTCATCCGCTCGCGCAAAGGCTTCTTCTTTAAAAGGAACGGTAACATTCGCCCCTCTACCACCGCTGTTAAAGAAGGCATCCAGCGTTGGAACAAAGTCATCTACCGCTGCCAGTACGCGACCATAGGTGTGATCGATTAGCAGTTGCTGAGCAAATTGCTGATGAATGAACGGTGACTTGCTATGAGCAATTGGGTTACCAAAAACAACGTACTTTTCCATCATTTCACCCCTGGCGAAAGCGCTCGCCGGTCAACGCATCACGGATTTCCGATGGATTTTGACGACCACCGGTGTCTCCGAAAACAACCGGGAAATCATCACCGAACTGGGTCAACACTTCTTGTGATGTGCGACAAGGTGGCAACCCGGTCAGGTTCGCGCTGGTAGAAACCAACGGTTTACCAAAAGTCTGGCACAGTTCAACCACCAGCGGGTGATCGGTTACACGCACAGCAAGAGAGTCAAAGCGCCCCGTCAACCAACGCGGCGTCGTCGCCTGCGCCGGGAAAACAAAAGTGACCGGACCAGGCCATGCCGCGAAAATAGTATCGCGCTGCGCCTGGTCCAACGTTGAGTCATCAATGTAAGGCTTGAGTTGCTCAAAGCTGGCAGCAATCAAAATAAGGCCTTTCTCGACCGGTCTTTGCTTCAGTTCTAATAAACGGGTAACCGCCGTTTCGCTGTCAGGATCACACCCGACGCCAAACACGGCTTCCGTTGGATAGGCGATGACTTCTTCATTTCTCAAGACTTCCACCGCACGGGAAATGGAGTCTGATGTTAATTTATTATTCACAGGTTTAATCCGCCGAAATCGGCTTTCCACATTGTTTACTGGCACAGAAGAGTTTAACGCTCTGCGCCGTTTTCTTCTCGACAAGCAGAGGATAATCGCAGTGAGGGCAAATCCCCGCTACTGGTTTGAGATTGATAACGAATTGACATTCAGGATAGCGATCGCAGGAATGGAAGTTTTTACCAAAGCGGGAACGGCGCTGCACCAGCTGTCCTTGTTGACACTGAGGACAGGCAATCGCGGTTTCATCAGGTTTATCAATTTGTTCTGTATGGCTGCACTCAGGATAGTTGCTACAGCCGATAAACATGCCATAGCGGCCCTGTCGCAAGGCCAGAGAGGCCCCACAAGCTGGGCACATTTGCCCCTCCAGAATTTTAACGATATGCCCGTCCGCCTGACTTTTCAGGGGACGGACATAATCACATTCTGGATAGTGTGAACAACCGAGAAACGGGCCGTGTTTCCCGGACCGGATGACAAGATTAGCCCCACACTGTGGGCAGGGCTCATTATTAGACACCGTAAAAAGTGCTGATTTGGCCATAACAACTCTTGGTGCTACATAGATGAATTAATGCAGCATACCTTCATTCACTTCAAAGAGTAATTCTTCCATTTGCTGATAGGCATTTTCACAGCCTGGAATATTAAACAGAACCATCAGGATCACCCATTTGAGGTCTTCCAGTTCAAACTCTGCCGTATCCAGCGCCATGACGCGCTCTATCACCATTTCTCGGGTATCGAGGTTTAGCACCTGAATCTGCTCCAGGAATAAGATAAATCCCCGGCAACTGGCATCCAGCCTTTCACACTCTTCAGCCGTAAAAATACGCACAGACAACGGATCTGAAGCAAGCTGCATCGGTTCGACAAGGCCTTCCTGATAATCAGCCAGCTTTTCTAACCACATTAACGCGTTATAGATATCTTCCCGTTCGAATCCTGCATCGGTAAGATCCCGCGTCAGTCGGTCTTGATCCACGCGCATTTCAGCTTCGTTATGGATGTAAGTCTCAAACAAATACATCAGTACGTCGAACATGGCTTGCCCTCCTCAATCGGACATAGCCGCCGGGTACAGCTGCGATCCATCCTGCTAACTCCAGTTCGAGTAGCTGTGCTACCGTCACTGGCACAGATTGGCCGGCACGTTCAGCGACAACGTCAACAGGTGTTACCTCATCTCCTACGTTAGCCAGGAGCTCAGGAAATGGCAATGCCACCTCCTCCTGATCTGATGAATAAAGTGACTTTTCAGGCTCATCTGGTATCCAGGTTAGCCCATATCGCAAATTTTCCAGGATTTCTTCAGGACAGGTTACTGGCGTGGCTCCTTGTTTAATGAGCCAGTGCGGCCCTTCACATCCGGGGTTACCAATAGGGCCGGGTAAGGCAAAAACTTCGCGCCCTTGTTCCATGGCACATCGGGCTGTCACGAGCGATCCACTCCTTATCGCCGCTTCGACAACCAGGACGCCCTGACTCAAACCACTAATAATGCGATTACGCCGTGGAAAATTAGCAGGCCAGGGTGATGTAGTGAGCGAAAACTCAGAAATAACCGCGCCTCCGGCATCGACAATCTTGTCGGCAAGGGCAGAATGTCGACGGGGATAAATACTGGACAGGCCATTGCCAAGCACAGCAATAGTTTTCCCCTGAACCGAAAGCGCCGCTCGATGGGCTATCCCATCAATTCCACACGCTAAGCCGCTGGTAATGGTAAACCCGCATTTCGCCAGCTGCTCACAAAAAAACCGCCCCCACCTCTCTCCATACCAGGATGGCCCCCGACTGCCGACTACCGCCAGTTGAACACTGTTTAGCACCTCAATTTCGCCCTTAACAAACAGTGCACCAGGATAGTCAGGCAGGGCCCGTAACCGTGGA
Above is a window of Lelliottia jeotgali DNA encoding:
- a CDS encoding carbonic anhydrase, family 3, whose amino-acid sequence is MLDDSSVIIGDVRMGDDVSIWPLVAIRGDVNYVAIGVRTNIQDGSVLHVTHKSSYNPEGNPLIIGDDVTVGHKVMLHGCTIGNRVLVGMGSILLDGVIVEDDVMIGAGSLVPQNKRLESGYLYLGSPVKQIRPLKEAEIEGLKYSANNYVKWKDEYLAQENHTQP
- a CDS encoding Shikimate 5-dehydrogenase I alpha; protein product: MEKYVVFGNPIAHSKSPFIHQQFAQQLLIDHTYGRVLAAVDDFVPTLDAFFNSGGRGANVTVPFKEEAFARADELTERASLAGAVNTLKRLEDGRLLGDNTDGIGLLSDLERLSFIKKGFRILLIGAGGASRGVLLPLLSLDCAVTITNRTFSRAQELATLFAHTGSVSALSMDDLGGHEFDLIINATSSGIGGEVPAIPSSLVNPHTYAYDMFYQKGKTPFLSWCEDRGAKHLADGLGMLVGQAAHAVFLWHGVLPEVEPVIEKLKQELLA
- a CDS encoding L-threonylcarbamoyladenylate synthase TsaC, whose product is MNNKLTSDSISRAVEVLRNEEVIAYPTEAVFGVGCDPDSETAVTRLLELKQRPVEKGLILIAASFEQLKPYIDDSTLDQAQRDTIFAAWPGPVTFVFPAQATTPRWLTGRFDSLAVRVTDHPLVVELCQTFGKPLVSTSANLTGLPPCRTSQEVLTQFGDDFPVVFGDTGGRQNPSEIRDALTGERFRQG
- a CDS encoding C-terminal Zn-finger domain of DNA topoisomerase I, which encodes MCPACGASLALRQGRYGMFIGCSNYPECSHTEQIDKPDETAIACPQCQQGQLVQRRSRFGKNFHSCDRYPECQFVINLKPVAGICPHCDYPLLVEKKTAQSVKLFCASKQCGKPISAD
- a CDS encoding Rossmann fold nucleotide-binding protein Smf (possibly involved in DNA uptake) gives rise to the protein MTSTEIWLRLISIRNLCGDPMLNAARRLSQRQDIDTALLIDAGLTHKQASQFINAKEADLECSLKWLEHRGHYLISADSPHYPPRLRALPDYPGALFVKGEIEVLNSVQLAVVGSRGPSWYGERWGRFFCEQLAKCGFTITSGLACGIDGIAHRAALSVQGKTIAVLGNGLSSIYPRRHSALADKIVDAGGAVISEFSLTTSPWPANFPRRNRIISGLSQGVLVVEAAIRSGSLVTARCAMEQGREVFALPGPIGNPGCEGPHWLIKQGATPVTCPEEILENLRYGLTWIPDEPEKSLYSSDQEEVALPFPELLANVGDEVTPVDVVAERAGQSVPVTVAQLLELELAGWIAAVPGGYVRLRRASHVRRTDVFV